From Streptomyces sp. NBC_00690, a single genomic window includes:
- the scy gene encoding polarized growth protein Scy has protein sequence MRGYERQESHRADDDHLSRFEAEMERLKTEREKAVQHAEDLGYQVEVLRAKLHEARRSLASRPAYDNGDLGYQAEQMLRNAQVQADQMRGDAERELREARAQTQRILQEHAEHQARLQAELHTEANQRRQRLDQELAERRQTVEAHVNENVAWAEQLRARTESQARRLLDESRAEAEQGLAAARTEAKRLADEARQRVSSETESARSEAESILLRARRDAERLMNAASTQAQEATSHAERLRSSTTAESDQARQQAAELSRVAEQRIQEAEEKLREARTESERVLTEAKEAAAKQLTSAESDNEQRARTAKAEIARLVGEATTDAEALKAEAEQILADARAEADKQLATATEKARTAAAEDSAAALAKAARAAEEVLTKASEDAQETTRKASAEAERIRREAEAEADRLRGEAAEQADQLKGAAKDDTKEYRAKTVELQEEARRLRGEAEQLRSEAVAEGERIRGEARREAVQQIEEAASTAEGLLTKARTDADELRSTASGDSERVRTEAIERATALRRQAEQGLASARTEAERLRAEAEELAEGVRAAAERAAAELREDAERAMAARQEEAAEELGRLHAEAQSRRQAADEALTEARADAEQLRRDTGDEIERLRREAGERLRALQAQTEQEAERLRTEAAADAAGTRAEAENAAVRLRSEAAAEAERLKSEAKDTADRLRAEAAAASERVGAEAAEALAAAQEEALRRRREAEGMVDSARAEADQERERAREQSEGLLASARKRVEDAQAEAHRLVEEADQRATDLVAAAEQTAKQVRDAVAGLHEQAEQEIAGLRSAAEHSAERTRTEAQDEADRIRSDAHAERDRAAEDVSRLRTRAQEETEAANALAERTVTDAIEESERLRTDTAEYAQRMRTDASNALATAEQDASRTRADARDDANRIRSEAATLSDRLVGEASAEGERIRTEAERLLDEARQSADKRRSEAATVSDRLVREATAEGERIRTEAERLLDEARQSADKRRTDAAEQADQLMAEAGTEAERLRAEAADTVGSAQQAAERMRADARKVVADAEAVAERMRADARAAADRTVDEAREASAKRRRDAAEQADQLINRAQEEALRAALEAEEMADTMVGAARKEAERLLAEATIEGNTLVEKSRTDADELLVGARRDSTAIRERAEELRTRIESEVEELHERARRETSEQMKTTGERVDQLMTAARDQRAEADTKSKELLAEANSEASSVRISAVRKAEGLLKEAEQKKAELVREGQQIKADAEVEAKRLVGDGKRELDVLVRRREDIQTEISRVQDVLEALESFEAPTTNTKGSSGSSGGVRAGATAGATRSSGKTSDG, from the coding sequence GTGCGGGGCTACGAACGCCAGGAGAGCCACCGAGCTGACGACGACCACCTTTCGCGGTTCGAAGCCGAGATGGAACGGCTGAAGACCGAGCGGGAGAAGGCCGTCCAGCACGCCGAGGACCTCGGCTACCAGGTCGAGGTATTGCGCGCGAAGCTCCATGAGGCGCGCCGCAGCCTCGCATCACGCCCCGCCTACGACAACGGCGACCTCGGCTACCAGGCCGAGCAGATGCTCCGCAACGCCCAGGTCCAGGCCGATCAGATGCGGGGGGACGCCGAGCGCGAACTGCGCGAGGCCCGTGCCCAGACCCAGCGCATCCTCCAGGAGCACGCCGAACACCAGGCCCGACTCCAGGCCGAACTGCACACCGAGGCCAACCAGCGCCGCCAGCGACTCGACCAGGAGTTGGCCGAGCGCCGCCAGACCGTCGAAGCCCACGTCAACGAGAACGTCGCCTGGGCCGAGCAACTGCGCGCCCGTACCGAGTCCCAGGCCCGCAGGCTGCTCGACGAGTCGCGCGCCGAGGCCGAGCAGGGCCTCGCCGCGGCGCGCACCGAGGCCAAACGGCTCGCCGACGAGGCCCGCCAGCGGGTCAGCTCGGAGACGGAGAGCGCCCGGTCCGAGGCCGAGTCGATCCTGCTGCGTGCCCGCCGGGACGCCGAACGGCTGATGAACGCCGCATCCACCCAGGCGCAGGAGGCCACCAGCCACGCCGAACGGCTGCGTTCGTCCACCACCGCGGAGTCCGACCAGGCGAGGCAGCAGGCCGCCGAACTGAGCCGCGTCGCCGAGCAGCGGATACAGGAGGCGGAGGAGAAGCTTCGCGAGGCCCGTACCGAGTCGGAACGGGTCCTGACCGAGGCCAAGGAAGCCGCCGCCAAGCAGTTGACGTCCGCGGAGTCGGACAACGAGCAGCGCGCCAGGACCGCGAAGGCGGAGATCGCCCGACTGGTCGGCGAGGCGACCACCGATGCCGAGGCGCTGAAGGCCGAGGCCGAGCAGATCCTCGCCGATGCCCGCGCCGAGGCCGACAAGCAGTTGGCGACCGCCACCGAGAAGGCTCGGACGGCTGCCGCCGAGGACTCCGCAGCAGCGCTCGCCAAGGCCGCCCGAGCGGCCGAGGAGGTCTTGACGAAGGCGTCCGAAGACGCCCAGGAGACCACCCGGAAGGCGAGCGCGGAAGCCGAACGCATCCGCCGCGAGGCCGAGGCCGAGGCGGACCGGCTGCGCGGCGAGGCCGCGGAGCAGGCCGACCAGCTCAAGGGCGCGGCCAAGGACGACACCAAGGAGTACCGGGCCAAGACCGTCGAGCTCCAGGAGGAGGCGCGCCGGCTGCGCGGCGAGGCCGAACAGCTCCGGTCGGAGGCGGTCGCGGAAGGCGAGCGCATCCGTGGCGAGGCCAGGCGGGAGGCCGTCCAGCAGATCGAGGAGGCGGCCAGCACCGCGGAGGGGCTGCTCACCAAGGCGCGCACCGATGCCGATGAGCTGCGCTCCACGGCCAGCGGCGACAGCGAGCGGGTGCGCACGGAGGCGATCGAGCGTGCGACGGCGCTGCGCCGACAGGCCGAGCAGGGCCTTGCCTCAGCGCGCACCGAGGCCGAGCGGCTGCGCGCCGAGGCCGAGGAGCTCGCGGAGGGTGTGCGGGCGGCGGCCGAACGGGCAGCGGCGGAGTTGCGCGAGGACGCCGAGCGGGCGATGGCCGCCCGGCAGGAGGAAGCCGCCGAGGAGCTGGGCCGTCTCCATGCCGAGGCCCAGTCCCGGCGTCAGGCCGCCGATGAGGCGCTGACCGAGGCCCGTGCGGACGCCGAGCAGCTGCGCCGGGACACCGGCGACGAGATCGAGCGGTTGCGCCGGGAGGCCGGCGAGCGGCTGCGTGCGCTTCAGGCCCAGACCGAGCAGGAAGCCGAGCGGCTGCGGACCGAGGCCGCAGCGGACGCAGCGGGCACCCGCGCCGAAGCGGAGAACGCAGCGGTACGGCTGCGCTCCGAGGCCGCGGCCGAGGCGGAGCGGCTCAAGAGCGAGGCGAAGGACACCGCCGACCGGTTGCGCGCGGAGGCAGCAGCGGCTTCCGAGCGGGTGGGTGCCGAGGCCGCGGAAGCGCTGGCAGCAGCTCAGGAAGAGGCGTTGCGCCGCCGCCGCGAGGCCGAGGGCATGGTGGATTCGGCGCGCGCCGAAGCCGACCAGGAGCGCGAGCGGGCCCGCGAGCAGAGCGAGGGGCTCCTCGCCTCCGCCCGCAAGCGGGTCGAGGACGCCCAGGCCGAGGCCCACCGGCTGGTCGAAGAGGCGGACCAGCGGGCCACGGATCTGGTCGCCGCGGCCGAGCAGACCGCGAAGCAGGTGCGGGATGCCGTCGCCGGCCTGCACGAGCAGGCCGAACAGGAGATCGCCGGGCTGCGTTCGGCGGCCGAGCACTCGGCCGAGCGGACCCGTACCGAGGCACAGGACGAGGCGGACCGGATTCGCTCCGACGCCCACGCCGAGCGGGATCGCGCGGCGGAGGACGTGTCCCGGTTGCGGACGCGGGCGCAGGAGGAGACCGAGGCAGCGAACGCGCTGGCCGAACGGACCGTCACCGATGCGATCGAGGAGTCCGAGCGGCTGCGCACGGACACCGCGGAGTACGCCCAACGGATGCGTACGGATGCGTCGAACGCGCTGGCGACGGCCGAGCAGGACGCTTCCCGTACCCGTGCGGACGCCCGGGACGACGCCAACCGGATCCGTTCCGAGGCCGCGACCCTGTCGGATCGGCTCGTGGGCGAGGCGAGTGCCGAGGGCGAGCGGATCAGGACCGAAGCCGAACGACTGCTCGACGAGGCACGCCAATCGGCCGACAAGCGCCGTTCCGAGGCCGCGACCGTGTCCGATCGGCTCGTGCGTGAGGCGACCGCCGAGGGCGAGCGGATCAGGACCGAAGCCGAACGACTCCTCGATGAAGCACGCCAATCGGCCGACAAGCGCCGTACGGATGCGGCGGAGCAGGCCGATCAGTTGATGGCGGAGGCAGGCACGGAGGCGGAGCGGCTGCGCGCCGAAGCCGCGGACACCGTGGGCTCCGCCCAGCAGGCGGCGGAGCGGATGCGGGCCGACGCCCGCAAGGTCGTGGCGGATGCGGAGGCCGTGGCCGAGCGGATGCGCGCCGATGCGCGGGCCGCGGCGGACCGCACGGTGGACGAGGCGCGCGAGGCTTCCGCCAAGCGCCGTCGGGATGCCGCCGAGCAGGCCGACCAGCTCATCAACCGGGCTCAGGAGGAGGCGCTCCGCGCTGCGCTGGAGGCGGAGGAGATGGCCGACACCATGGTGGGGGCCGCCCGCAAGGAGGCCGAACGGCTGCTCGCCGAGGCGACCATCGAGGGCAACACCCTGGTGGAGAAGTCCCGTACGGACGCGGACGAGTTGCTGGTGGGTGCCCGTCGGGACTCGACCGCGATCAGAGAGCGTGCGGAGGAGTTGCGCACGCGGATCGAGAGCGAGGTCGAGGAGCTGCACGAGCGGGCCCGCCGGGAGACCTCCGAGCAGATGAAGACCACCGGCGAGCGGGTCGACCAGTTGATGACGGCGGCGCGCGATCAGCGTGCGGAGGCGGACACCAAGTCCAAGGAGCTGCTGGCCGAGGCGAATTCGGAGGCCAGTTCGGTCCGTATCTCCGCGGTCAGGAAGGCGGAGGGCCTGCTCAAGGAGGCCGAGCAGAAGAAGGCCGAACTCGTACGCGAGGGACAGCAGATCAAGGCCGATGCGGAGGTCGAGGCCAAGCGGCTCGTCGGCGACGGCAAGCGGGAGTTGGACGTCCTGGTGCGCCGTCGCGAGGACATCCAGACCGAGATTTCCCGTGTCCAGGACGTTTTGGAGGCGTTGGAATCCTTCGAGGCGCCGACCACCAACACCAAGGGTTCGAGCGGTTCCTCAGGTGGTGTCAGGGCGGGCGCGACAGCGGGCGCCACCCGTTCGAGTGGCAAGACGTCTGACGGCTAG
- the mce gene encoding methylmalonyl-CoA epimerase has product MLTRIDHIGIACHDLDATVEFYRSTYGFEVHHSEVNEEQGVREAMLRINGTSDGGASYLQLLQPIREDSPVGKWLAKNGEGVHHIAFGTADVDGEAAAIREKGVRVLYDQPRIGSMGSRITFLHPKDCHGVLTELVTSATEH; this is encoded by the coding sequence ATGCTGACGCGAATCGACCACATCGGAATTGCCTGCCACGACCTCGACGCGACGGTCGAGTTCTACCGTTCCACGTACGGTTTCGAGGTCCACCACTCCGAGGTGAACGAGGAGCAGGGCGTACGGGAGGCCATGCTCCGGATCAACGGCACCTCCGACGGAGGCGCTTCCTACCTCCAGCTGCTCCAGCCGATCCGGGAGGACTCCCCGGTGGGGAAATGGCTGGCCAAGAACGGGGAGGGAGTTCATCACATCGCGTTCGGCACCGCCGATGTGGACGGTGAAGCGGCGGCCATCCGCGAGAAGGGCGTGCGCGTGCTGTACGACCAGCCGCGCATCGGCTCCATGGGGTCGCGGATCACCTTCCTCCACCCCAAGGACTGCCATGGTGTTCTGACCGAACTTGTCACCTCTGCAACGGAGCACTGA
- a CDS encoding acetyl-CoA C-acetyltransferase translates to MSGTTGNTSVIVAGARTPMGRLLGSLKSFSGADLGGFAIKAALERAGVAPEQVEYVIMGQVLQAGAGQIPARQAAVKAGIPMNVPALTVNKVCLSGLDAIALADQLIRAGEFEIVVAGGQESMTNAPHLLPKSREGFKYGAVGMLDAMAHDGLTDPFENIAMGESTERHNALLKIVRTDQDKIAALSHQRAAAAQKNGVFDAEITPIEIPQRKGEPVVVTKDEGIRPETTVESLGRLRPAFAAEGTITAGTASQISDGAAAVVVMSRAKAEELGLEWIAEIGAHGNVAGPDNSLHSQPSNAIAHALRKEGLEVADLDLIEINEAFAAVAVQSMRDLGVSPEKVNVNGGAIALGHPIGMSGARLVLHLALELQRRGGGVGAAALCGGGGQGDALIVRVPAS, encoded by the coding sequence ATGTCAGGAACGACCGGTAACACCTCAGTGATCGTCGCGGGCGCCAGGACGCCCATGGGACGGCTCCTTGGCTCCCTGAAGTCCTTCTCGGGCGCGGATCTCGGCGGCTTCGCCATCAAGGCGGCGCTGGAGCGCGCGGGCGTCGCCCCCGAGCAGGTGGAGTACGTGATCATGGGGCAGGTGCTTCAGGCCGGTGCCGGGCAGATCCCGGCACGCCAGGCCGCGGTCAAGGCCGGCATCCCCATGAACGTGCCCGCCCTGACCGTCAACAAGGTCTGTCTGTCCGGCCTCGACGCCATCGCACTGGCCGACCAATTGATCCGCGCGGGTGAATTCGAGATCGTCGTGGCCGGTGGCCAGGAGTCGATGACCAATGCGCCACATCTGCTGCCGAAGTCGCGCGAGGGCTTCAAGTACGGGGCCGTGGGAATGCTCGACGCCATGGCGCACGACGGGCTCACCGACCCCTTCGAGAACATCGCGATGGGCGAGTCGACCGAGCGGCACAACGCCCTGCTGAAGATCGTCCGTACCGATCAGGACAAGATCGCGGCCCTCTCCCACCAGCGCGCCGCCGCCGCGCAGAAGAACGGGGTCTTCGACGCCGAGATCACGCCCATCGAGATTCCGCAGCGCAAGGGCGAGCCGGTCGTCGTCACCAAGGACGAGGGCATCCGGCCCGAGACCACCGTGGAGTCGCTGGGCCGGCTCCGTCCGGCGTTCGCCGCCGAGGGCACGATCACGGCGGGCACCGCGTCGCAGATCTCCGACGGTGCGGCTGCGGTCGTGGTCATGAGCCGGGCCAAGGCCGAGGAGCTGGGGTTGGAGTGGATCGCCGAGATCGGTGCCCACGGCAATGTCGCAGGCCCCGACAACTCCCTCCACTCGCAGCCCTCGAACGCGATCGCGCACGCCCTGCGCAAGGAAGGGCTTGAAGTCGCCGATCTCGATCTGATCGAGATCAACGAAGCGTTCGCCGCGGTCGCCGTGCAGTCAATGCGGGACCTCGGGGTGTCCCCGGAAAAGGTGAACGTCAACGGTGGTGCGATCGCGCTCGGCCACCCCATCGGTATGTCGGGCGCCCGATTGGTGCTGCATCTGGCGCTGGAGCTCCAGCGCCGGGGCGGTGGCGTCGGGGCCGCAGCGCTCTGCGGTGGCGGTGGACAGGGCGACGCCCTGATCGTCCGCGTACCGGCGAGCTGA
- the meaB gene encoding methylmalonyl Co-A mutase-associated GTPase MeaB produces MVDVPQLVADAREGRPRAVARLISLVEGASPQLREVMAALAPLTGGAYVVGLTGSPGVGKSTSTSVLVSAYRKAGKRVGVLAVDPSSPFSGGALLGDRVRMSEHASDPGVYIRSMATRGHLGGLAWAAPQAIRVLDAAGCDVILVETVGVGQSEVEIAAAADTSVVLLAPGMGDGIQAAKAGILEIGDVYVVNKADRDGADATARELNHMLGLGEARSPGDWRPPIVKTVAARGEGTDEVLAALDKHRAWMEEHGVLAQRRVRRAAVEVETIAVTALRERIGDLHGDRRLGALAERIVAGETDPYSAADELVAGLTQT; encoded by the coding sequence ATGGTGGACGTCCCCCAACTGGTCGCTGATGCGAGGGAGGGCAGGCCACGGGCCGTGGCCCGGCTGATCTCCCTGGTGGAGGGGGCGTCCCCGCAGCTGCGCGAGGTGATGGCGGCACTGGCCCCGCTGACCGGGGGCGCGTACGTCGTCGGCCTCACCGGTTCGCCCGGTGTCGGCAAGTCGACGTCGACATCGGTCCTGGTGAGCGCCTACCGCAAGGCGGGAAAACGGGTGGGGGTGCTCGCCGTGGACCCGTCCTCGCCGTTCTCGGGCGGCGCCCTGCTCGGAGACCGGGTCCGGATGTCGGAACACGCGTCCGACCCGGGCGTCTACATCCGGTCCATGGCCACGCGAGGCCATCTCGGCGGTCTGGCATGGGCGGCCCCGCAGGCGATCCGTGTCCTGGACGCCGCGGGCTGCGATGTGATCCTGGTGGAGACCGTGGGCGTGGGTCAGTCGGAGGTGGAGATCGCGGCTGCTGCCGACACCTCCGTGGTGTTGCTCGCCCCCGGTATGGGGGACGGGATCCAGGCCGCGAAGGCCGGCATCCTGGAGATCGGGGACGTCTACGTCGTCAACAAGGCGGACCGTGACGGCGCGGACGCCACCGCCCGGGAGTTGAACCACATGCTCGGGTTGGGCGAGGCCCGCTCGCCCGGTGACTGGCGTCCCCCCATCGTCAAGACGGTGGCGGCCCGGGGCGAGGGCACGGACGAGGTCCTGGCCGCCCTGGACAAGCACCGCGCCTGGATGGAGGAGCACGGGGTCCTCGCACAGCGCCGGGTACGACGGGCCGCCGTCGAGGTGGAGACGATCGCGGTCACCGCCCTGCGCGAGCGGATCGGTGATCTCCACGGGGACCGTCGGCTCGGGGCGCTCGCCGAGCGGATCGTGGCGGGGGAGACGGACCCCTACTCGGCGGCCGACGAACTGGTGGCGGGACTGACGCAGACGTAG
- a CDS encoding PepSY domain-containing protein, with translation MKRKIAVAVAVIALVGGGTYTAVAASGDPAPSSSISASEAAGAALKKSPGSIESIGLDDDAKGQWEVEVVSKNGDDQDVRVDAKGKASLFSDDDDRDDGDDRDSADDKAEREALNAAKVNAEQAASAALKFRAGSVTEVDFDNGHWEVEVRDKDGREHEVRVDATTGKASVSAESNNGDDADDSDDTNDADDRDGTDDRDDRDDKNDRDDD, from the coding sequence ATGAAGCGCAAGATTGCCGTCGCCGTCGCCGTGATCGCCCTGGTGGGCGGCGGTACCTACACTGCGGTCGCCGCGTCCGGCGACCCCGCTCCCTCGTCGAGCATTTCGGCGTCCGAGGCCGCCGGTGCGGCACTGAAGAAGAGCCCGGGGTCGATCGAGTCCATCGGCCTGGACGACGACGCGAAGGGCCAGTGGGAGGTGGAGGTCGTCAGCAAGAACGGCGACGACCAGGACGTCCGGGTGGACGCGAAGGGCAAGGCGTCCCTGTTCTCGGACGACGATGACCGCGACGACGGTGACGACCGCGACTCCGCTGACGACAAGGCCGAGCGCGAGGCCCTGAACGCCGCGAAGGTGAACGCCGAGCAGGCGGCATCCGCCGCCCTGAAGTTCCGTGCGGGCTCCGTCACCGAGGTCGACTTCGACAACGGCCACTGGGAGGTCGAGGTCCGGGACAAGGACGGTCGCGAGCACGAGGTGCGGGTGGACGCCACGACCGGCAAGGCATCGGTCTCGGCAGAATCCAACAACGGCGATGACGCCGATGACAGCGACGACACCAACGACGCCGATGACCGTGATGGCACCGACGACCGTGATGACAGGGACGACAAGAACGACCGCGACGACGACTGA
- a CDS encoding response regulator transcription factor — protein sequence MRLLIVEDEKRLALSLARGLTAEGYAVDVVHDGLEGLHQASEGSYDLVILDIMLPGMNGYRVCASLRAAGDEVPILMLTAKDGEYDEAEGLDTGADDYLTKPFSYVVLVARVKALLRRRGRSGGSPRLTVGDLRVETAARRVFRGDEEVTLTAKEFAVLEQLAVRAGDVVSKAEILEHVWDFAYDGDPNIIEVYISALRRKLGAPRIQTVRGAGYRLVAAP from the coding sequence ATGCGTTTGTTGATCGTGGAGGACGAGAAGAGGCTGGCGCTCTCCCTTGCCAGGGGATTGACGGCCGAAGGCTATGCGGTGGACGTGGTCCACGACGGCCTCGAAGGGCTGCACCAGGCGTCCGAGGGCTCGTACGACCTCGTCATCCTCGACATCATGCTGCCCGGGATGAACGGCTATCGCGTCTGCGCGTCGCTCCGGGCCGCGGGTGACGAGGTGCCGATCCTGATGCTCACCGCCAAGGACGGTGAGTACGACGAGGCGGAGGGTCTCGACACCGGCGCCGACGACTACCTGACCAAGCCGTTCTCGTACGTGGTCCTCGTCGCGAGGGTGAAGGCGCTGCTGCGCCGCCGCGGTCGCTCCGGCGGCTCGCCCCGGCTCACCGTGGGTGACCTACGGGTGGAGACCGCGGCCCGTCGGGTCTTCCGCGGGGACGAGGAGGTGACGCTCACCGCCAAGGAGTTCGCCGTGCTGGAGCAACTCGCCGTGCGCGCCGGTGACGTGGTCAGCAAGGCGGAGATCCTCGAACACGTCTGGGACTTCGCCTACGACGGCGACCCCAACATCATCGAGGTCTACATCAGCGCCCTGCGTCGAAAGCTGGGCGCCCCCCGCATCCAGACCGTGCGCGGTGCGGGATACCGACTGGTGGCCGCGCCATGA
- a CDS encoding sensor histidine kinase: MRSVRAKAAIGATLVVAIALITAGLGVLLVLRQNLEGKINLQAEIAAREVASQFALDTPADKLVLPSPEDRPVQVVGENRQVIAVSPDLQSVEGTSSQSVRPVPLPSLSTEQDDEPERQGDESERDPSGAASSDPSEGPENSPENGPDQDTDSATDTDTDADNDNDTDSDADSDPDSDADADSDDPARGQVSGSEKFSDGSATVDGDSAPYRFAAVEATNSSGTTVTVFGGAPRATEQEAVESVRDAMLIGLPALLVVVGAVTWLVTRRALRPVEDIRAEMAAITASEDLSRRVPEPDSHDEIARLARTTNETLAALEASVERQRRFVADASHELRSPIASLRTQLEVGEAHPDLLDVSGAVADTVRLQQLAADLLLLARLDAGERPGRARLDLGAMVREEASQRTHDRIAVTVDVVDGLDVVGSRSQLARVLGNLLDNAQRHADESVTAAVRAEGDRIVLTVADDGEGIPELERERIFERFVRLDDARTRDDGGAGLGLAIARDVAERHGGTLTVRQGPQGGALFEVSLPGAPGAGGEDQEPQ, from the coding sequence ATGAGATCCGTACGGGCCAAGGCGGCCATCGGCGCCACCCTCGTCGTGGCGATCGCGCTGATCACGGCGGGGCTCGGGGTGCTCCTCGTGCTCCGCCAGAACCTGGAGGGCAAGATCAACCTCCAGGCGGAGATCGCTGCCCGCGAGGTCGCTTCCCAATTCGCCCTCGACACCCCGGCCGACAAGCTCGTCCTACCGAGCCCCGAGGACCGTCCCGTCCAGGTGGTGGGTGAGAACAGGCAGGTCATCGCCGTCTCACCGGATCTCCAGAGCGTCGAGGGCACGAGCAGCCAAAGCGTGCGGCCCGTACCGCTGCCCTCGCTGAGCACCGAGCAGGACGACGAGCCCGAACGGCAGGGCGACGAGTCCGAGCGCGACCCGTCCGGTGCCGCGTCCAGCGATCCGTCCGAAGGCCCGGAAAACAGCCCGGAGAACGGCCCGGACCAGGACACGGACTCAGCCACCGACACCGACACGGATGCCGACAACGACAACGACACCGACTCCGATGCCGATTCCGACCCGGATTCCGACGCTGACGCTGACTCCGACGACCCTGCCCGCGGCCAGGTCTCGGGCAGCGAGAAGTTCAGCGACGGCAGCGCCACCGTCGACGGCGACAGCGCCCCCTACCGCTTCGCCGCCGTCGAGGCGACCAACAGCAGCGGGACCACCGTCACCGTGTTCGGGGGTGCACCGCGCGCCACCGAACAGGAGGCGGTCGAGAGCGTTCGGGACGCCATGCTGATCGGCCTGCCCGCCCTGCTGGTCGTCGTGGGCGCGGTGACCTGGCTGGTGACCCGAAGGGCGCTACGGCCCGTGGAGGACATCCGCGCGGAGATGGCGGCCATCACCGCATCGGAGGACCTCTCCCGGCGCGTTCCGGAGCCCGACTCGCACGACGAGATCGCCCGGCTCGCCCGCACCACCAACGAGACGCTCGCCGCGCTCGAAGCCTCGGTCGAACGCCAGCGCAGATTCGTCGCCGACGCCTCCCACGAACTGCGCAGCCCCATCGCATCGCTGCGCACCCAACTCGAAGTGGGCGAGGCACACCCGGATCTGCTGGACGTTTCGGGTGCGGTGGCCGACACCGTACGCCTTCAGCAACTCGCGGCCGACCTGTTGTTGCTGGCCCGGTTGGACGCGGGGGAGCGGCCGGGTCGGGCCCGGCTGGATCTCGGGGCGATGGTGCGGGAGGAGGCTTCCCAGCGGACGCACGACCGCATCGCGGTCACGGTGGACGTCGTCGACGGGCTGGACGTGGTGGGCTCGCGCTCCCAGCTGGCCCGGGTGCTCGGCAATCTCCTCGACAACGCCCAGCGTCACGCGGACGAGTCGGTCACGGCGGCGGTGCGCGCGGAAGGGGACCGGATCGTGCTCACGGTCGCCGACGACGGTGAGGGGATCCCGGAGCTCGAACGGGAGCGGATCTTCGAGCGTTTCGTGCGGCTCGACGACGCCCGCACCAGGGACGACGGGGGTGCGGGGCTCGGGCTGGCCATCGCCCGCGATGTGGCCGAGCGTCACGGTGGGACGCTCACGGTGCGGCAGGGACCCCAGGGCGGTGCGCTCTTCGAGGTGAGTCTGCCGGGGGCGCCCGGGGCCGGCGGGGAGGATCAGGAGCCCCAGTGA
- a CDS encoding MarR family winged helix-turn-helix transcriptional regulator, with the protein METETATRWLTDDEQRTWRTHLDVSRLLMHQLEKDLQPFGLTNNDYEILVNLSESADQRMRMSDLAAATLQSKSRLSHQITRMETAGLVRRENCESDRRGLYAVLTEQGTETMQRVAPHHVASVRQHFIDLMTPEALADLRASLAPVADHLRGRRGKG; encoded by the coding sequence ATGGAGACCGAGACGGCCACTCGCTGGCTGACCGATGACGAGCAGCGCACCTGGCGCACTCACCTGGACGTCAGCCGGCTGCTGATGCACCAACTCGAAAAGGACCTCCAGCCGTTTGGCCTGACCAACAACGACTACGAGATCCTGGTCAACCTCTCCGAGTCCGCGGACCAACGGATGCGGATGAGCGACCTCGCCGCTGCCACGCTCCAGTCCAAGAGCCGCCTCTCCCACCAGATCACCCGCATGGAAACCGCGGGACTGGTCCGACGGGAGAACTGCGAATCCGACCGACGCGGGCTGTACGCGGTGCTCACCGAGCAGGGTACGGAGACCATGCAGCGGGTCGCACCGCACCACGTGGCCTCCGTGCGCCAGCACTTCATCGATCTGATGACGCCCGAGGCACTGGCCGATCTGCGGGCGTCCCTCGCACCGGTCGCCGATCATCTCCGCGGCCGACGCGGCAAGGGCTGA
- a CDS encoding AIM24 family protein — MTTPAQSYIWDPTTLPSDDNVNPYTFCVELKGGQWFLQKGKMIAYYGRIDFNGIGHGRLDRLLRTSFHSPLHASDWVVAEGSGKMLLADRAFDVNSYDLDQGNLTIRSGNLLAYQPSLALKQSIVPGFLTLIGTGKFVAASNGPVVFMEPPIRVDPQALVGWADCPSPCHHYDHGYMTGVMGGLRALTGIGGASGEEHQFEFVGAGTVLLQSTETLMPETATGATPHQAGVPGGHGSPAPGQQGQHGSAPRLPGQLGDLTRRFGL; from the coding sequence GTGACCACCCCCGCGCAGAGCTACATCTGGGACCCGACCACCCTGCCCAGCGACGACAACGTCAACCCGTACACCTTCTGTGTGGAGTTGAAGGGCGGTCAGTGGTTCCTCCAAAAGGGGAAGATGATCGCCTACTACGGCCGGATCGACTTCAACGGCATCGGCCACGGCCGGCTGGACCGACTGCTGCGGACCTCGTTCCATTCGCCGCTGCACGCGAGCGACTGGGTGGTGGCCGAGGGCAGCGGCAAGATGCTGCTCGCGGACCGGGCCTTCGATGTGAACTCGTACGACCTGGACCAGGGGAATTTGACGATCCGGTCCGGGAACCTGCTGGCGTACCAGCCGTCGCTGGCGCTGAAGCAGTCAATCGTGCCGGGCTTCCTCACCCTGATCGGTACGGGGAAGTTCGTGGCGGCCTCCAACGGCCCGGTGGTGTTCATGGAACCCCCCATCCGGGTGGATCCGCAGGCACTGGTGGGCTGGGCGGACTGTCCGTCACCGTGCCACCACTACGACCACGGCTATATGACCGGGGTGATGGGCGGGCTGCGTGCCCTGACGGGGATCGGTGGGGCCTCTGGGGAAGAGCATCAATTCGAGTTCGTCGGGGCGGGAACCGTACTGCTCCAGTCGACCGAGACGCTGATGCCGGAGACGGCCACGGGGGCGACGCCGCACCAGGCGGGAGTGCCCGGGGGGCACGGCTCCCCCGCACCGGGCCAGCAAGGTCAACACGGCTCCGCTCCGCGTCTCCCAGGTCAGCTGGGTGATCTCACCCGCCGCTTCGGCCTGTGA